A single region of the Bacillus cereus genome encodes:
- a CDS encoding methionine ABC transporter permease → MRVDWSIFWPRILDATGDTLLMVIVTLIFATILGIPLGLLLYVTRKGNFLENKWVFSILNIIINTIRPVPFIIFLVALSPLTRSVIGTTIGTAAAIFPMTLVASIGIARMVETNLVSVPKGVIEAAQAMGASPIRIVFEILVPEALAPLILGVTFMTVGLIEFSAVAGLVGGGGLGDLAMTYGYQRFDTSVMFVTVVLLIILVQIAQNLGNYFAKVFLRRS, encoded by the coding sequence ATGCGAGTTGATTGGAGTATATTTTGGCCCCGCATATTAGATGCGACGGGGGATACCCTCTTAATGGTAATTGTAACCCTTATATTTGCTACAATTCTTGGTATACCTCTAGGTTTACTGTTGTATGTAACGAGAAAAGGAAACTTTTTAGAAAATAAATGGGTCTTTTCTATTCTTAATATCATTATTAATACAATTCGTCCGGTTCCATTCATCATCTTCTTAGTAGCTTTAAGCCCACTAACAAGAAGTGTTATCGGAACGACGATTGGAACAGCAGCAGCAATCTTTCCAATGACGTTAGTTGCATCAATCGGTATTGCTAGAATGGTTGAAACAAATCTTGTTTCTGTTCCGAAAGGGGTAATTGAAGCAGCGCAAGCAATGGGAGCTTCACCAATTAGAATTGTTTTTGAAATTCTTGTGCCAGAAGCGTTAGCGCCATTAATCTTAGGTGTTACGTTTATGACAGTTGGTTTAATTGAATTTTCTGCAGTTGCTGGGCTTGTCGGTGGTGGCGGTCTTGGTGACTTAGCAATGACATATGGTTATCAACGTTTTGATACGTCAGTTATGTTCGTAACGGTTGTTTTACTTATTATTCTCGTACAAATAGCTCAA
- a CDS encoding methionine ABC transporter ATP-binding protein, producing MISFNNVSKVYESGGQSVHAVEDVTLSVEKGEIFGIIGFSGAGKSTLLRLVNMLERPTAGTISIDDKDITSLSTKELRKLRQRIGMIFQSFNLFNSRTVFGNIAYPLKLAKLPKNEIKERVTELLKFVGLEDKANYYPEQLSGGQKQRVGIARALATSPDILICDEATSALDPETTTEILNLLKKVNREYNVTILLITHEMHVVKEICHRVAVMEKGKVIEEGKLFDVFTQPKTKTTQNFVRSVINDHLPESVLGKIQNGGQIYRLTFTGEETGQPVLSYIAKNYNVDVNVLYGNIIELQNVLFGNLLVELQGEQKEIQKALQHLRLQVQLKEVEAHAS from the coding sequence ATGATTTCTTTTAACAATGTAAGTAAAGTATATGAATCAGGTGGGCAATCTGTTCATGCAGTGGAGGATGTAACGCTATCAGTTGAAAAGGGCGAAATTTTTGGCATTATCGGATTTAGTGGTGCTGGAAAGAGTACGTTATTACGTCTAGTAAACATGCTAGAGAGACCAACTGCGGGAACGATTTCAATAGATGATAAAGATATTACATCATTATCGACGAAAGAATTACGGAAATTAAGACAAAGAATCGGGATGATTTTTCAAAGCTTTAATTTATTTAATTCAAGAACAGTGTTTGGAAATATTGCGTATCCATTAAAGTTAGCGAAATTGCCAAAGAATGAAATAAAAGAAAGAGTAACTGAATTACTAAAATTTGTTGGTCTAGAAGATAAAGCAAACTATTATCCAGAGCAGTTATCAGGTGGACAAAAGCAGCGCGTTGGAATTGCAAGAGCACTGGCGACATCACCGGATATTCTCATATGTGATGAGGCAACATCAGCTTTAGATCCAGAAACAACGACAGAAATTCTGAACTTATTAAAGAAAGTAAATCGAGAATATAATGTAACAATCCTACTCATTACACATGAAATGCACGTAGTGAAAGAAATTTGTCACCGTGTAGCTGTAATGGAGAAGGGAAAGGTTATTGAAGAAGGGAAACTGTTTGACGTTTTCACACAACCAAAAACAAAGACAACTCAAAACTTTGTACGTTCTGTTATTAATGATCATTTACCGGAAAGTGTTCTAGGGAAAATTCAAAATGGTGGACAGATTTATCGCTTAACATTTACTGGTGAAGAGACAGGGCAGCCAGTACTATCATATATCGCGAAAAACTATAACGTCGATGTAAACGTACTGTACGGAAATATTATTGAACTTCAAAATGTGCTATTTGGAAATCTACTTGTAGAATTGCAAGGTGAGCAGAAAGAAATTCAAAAAGCATTACAACATCTAAGACTGCAAGTGCAGCTGAAGGAGGTAGAAGCTCATGCGAGTTGA
- a CDS encoding cysteine hydrolase family protein has translation MKTALLLVDIQNDYFPNGKMELRNPVEASEYAEQLLQHFRIRNEPIFHIQHVAIKDNATFFLPNTEGVHIHENVRPLREETVILKHYPNSFRETDLLERLQRSGIEHVVICGMMTHMCIDATVRAAFDFGLHCTLIHDACATKDLSFKNATIPAVYIHNTILASLNGVYANVRSTAEFLAT, from the coding sequence ATGAAAACAGCCCTTTTGCTCGTCGATATTCAAAATGATTATTTTCCAAATGGAAAGATGGAATTACGTAATCCAGTAGAAGCAAGTGAATATGCTGAACAGCTACTGCAACATTTTAGAATAAGAAACGAACCTATTTTTCATATCCAGCATGTAGCTATAAAAGATAACGCTACTTTTTTCCTACCCAATACAGAAGGTGTCCATATTCACGAAAATGTCCGTCCACTTAGAGAGGAAACCGTTATCCTTAAACATTATCCAAATAGCTTCCGAGAAACTGATCTTCTAGAACGATTACAACGTTCAGGAATTGAGCACGTCGTAATATGCGGGATGATGACCCATATGTGTATTGATGCTACGGTAAGGGCTGCTTTTGATTTTGGCCTTCACTGTACCCTAATACACGATGCTTGTGCTACAAAAGATCTTTCATTTAAGAATGCTACTATACCAGCTGTTTATATTCATAATACAATTTTGGCGAGTTTAAATGGAGTATACGCAAATGTAAGGAGTACAGCAGAGTTTTTAGCGACCTAA